CAAGGCAGCGGGTGACTTCGTTATTTTCGCCGACGGCTTTGCCGGCCAATACGTCGAACCCGGCCGGGCCGCCTTCCGGCCTTCCGGCCTCGCTGCGGGGCTCGACGGCGCGATTTACATTTCCGACGACATCCACGGCCGCATCTGGCGCCTGACCTATCACGGTGCGCCGGACGCACGGGTCGCCGCGGCGCCCGGCACCGAGAATGTCATTGCCGAGGCAAATAATCCGCTGCCGCCGGAAGGCATTCATCCCAATGCCGGGCGCGTGGATATTGCCGGCTTGCCTCTGGCGCCGGGCGTGACGCGCGATCAGCTTGCGCTCGGCGAGCGTATCTTCCACGGCGAGGTGGATTACGGCACCTGTGCCGGCTGTCATGGCTCCGACGCCAAGGGCACGTCGCAAGGCCCCAATCTGACAACGCCGAAAAAAATCTGGAGCGACGGCAGCCTCGCGGGCCTCGAAAAAACGATCACGGACGGCGTGCCGAAGCCGATGAATTATCCCGGCGTCATGCCGGCCAAAGGCGGCGCGCCGCTGACCAGCGCCGATATCGTCGCCGTCGCATCCTATGTCTGGGCGCTGAGCCACCAGAAAGACTGAGTTAATTCCGGTCCAAACCTGAAAGGACTTCCTCCATGACCGCCAAGGTTCTCTTCACCGGCAAGACCCACAACACCAACGGCCATGACGGCGCCACCCATAGCAGCGACGGCTTCCTGAACATCAAGATACCCTAGCCCCACCCGGCAGCCGAGGATCTCTTCGGTGCAGCCTGGTCGGCCTGCTATATGGGCGCGATCGAGCTGGCGGCGACGCAAAAGAAAATCAAGCTCCCGGCGCAAGTGGCGGTCGACGCCGAGATCAAGCTCAATCTCGATGGCAGCAGCTTCTTCCTCACCGCGCGCCTCGACGTCAGCCTGCCGGGCCTCGACCGCGAGGTCGCGGAGGACTTGATCCGCACGGCGCACGGGATTTGCCCCTATTCCAAGGCGACACACGGCAACATCGCGGTTGAAACCAATCTCGTCTGATCCACCAAAAGCAGCCGGTCCCAAGAACAACGCGGCGTCATGGAAGTCTGTCATGCTTTTGTCATGGAACGATCCGACCAAGCGTCTGGACAAGGGGCGGCATGGCGATGGATTTTTTCAAGCGTTTCACGTTTCTACTTTGCGCACCCGGCTTCGACGCCGACGACCTCGAGGGCATGCGCCTTCAGGCCATCGTCGCAGCCGTCGAGGATGACGGGTTCGAGGTCGTCAAAGCCCGGCGGGTCGAGGACGCCGAACTCGCGGTCCAAACGGATGCCGCGATCGGCTGCATGGTGGTCGATTGGGGCAAGCGCGGGCTTGAGGGCAAGACGGCCGCGCTGATCAATCTGATGCGCCGCCGCGGCCTCGAAATGCCGATTGTGATCCTCGTCCGCCGCAAGCGTCTCGAGGATATCCCGGTTGAGGTGCTCGATTTTATCGACGGCTATATCTTCCTCTCGGAAGAGACGCCGGAGTTCATTGCGCGCAATCTGATCAGCCGCCTCAAGCAATATGCGGGAACTTTAAAGACGCCGTTCTTCGGGGCGCTCGTCGACTATGCCGAGGAAGGCAACCAGCTCTGGACGTGCCCGGGGCATAACGGCGGCATCTTCTATAATCGCAGCCCGATCGGACGCATCTTCGTCGAGCATCTCGGCGAAGCGGTGTTCCGGGACGATCTCGACAATTCGGTTCTCGAACTCGGCGACCTGCTCACCCATGAGGGGCCGGCCCTCAGGGCGCAGAAAGAGGCCGCCGCGATCTTTGGCGCGGAGAAGACCTATTTCGTTCTGAACGGAACATCGTCGTCCAACAAGGTGGTGCTCGGCGCCCTTGTGGCGGAGGGCGACCTTGTCCTGTTCGACCGCAACAACCATAAGGCTGCGCACCACGGCGCACTGCTGATCAGTGGCGGCATCCCGATTTATCTGGAGACGGACCGCAATTGCTATGGGCTGATCGGGCCGATCTACAGCGAGGCGCTGGACGAGGCGGCGATCCGGGAAAAGATCCGCCTCAACCCGCATGTGACCGATCCCGAAGCGTGGCAAAAGCCGCGGCCGTTCCGCGTTGCTGTCATCGAGCAATGCACCTATGACGGAACGATCTACAGCGCCGAGATGATCCTCGCCCGGATCGGTCACCTCTGCGATTATGTACTTTTCGATGAGGCCTGGGCCGGCTTCATGAAGTTCCATCCGCTTTATGCCGGCCGCTTCGCCATGGGGCTGAATGAACTCGGGGAGGGTTCGCCCGGCATTATCGCGACGCAATCGACGCACAAGCAGCTCGCGAGCTTCTCGCAAGCCTCGCAAATCCACGTCAGGGACCGGCACATCAAGGGCCAGCGCCGCAGAGTGGAGCATCGCCGCTTCAACGAGAGCTTCCTGCAGCACGCCTCGACATCACCCTTCTATCCGATCTTCGCATCGCTCGACGTCGGCGCGCAGATGATGAAGGGCCGCTCCGGGATGATCCTCTGGGACGATACGGTCCGGCTTGGCATCGAGATCCGCAAAAAGCTGCGGGCGATCCGCCGCGAATACGAACTGAAGGAAGCCGATCCGGCGCGACGCTGGTTCTTCGAACCCTTCGTTCCCGATGTCGTCACCATCCCGGGGGCCGAACCCGGCGATCCAGTGCGCGAAGTCCCATGGGAAAGCCTCAGCACGGACGAACTCGCCAGCGACACGCGCTATTGGGCCTTCGCGCCGGGCGCGGCGTGGCACGGCTTCAGCCATGTGACGGCGGGCTTCGCCATGACCGATCCCAACAAACTGATCCTCCTGACGCCGGGATTTGACCGGCAAACCGGCGCTTACGCCGACCACGGCATCCCCGCGCCAACCGTGGCCCAATATCTTCGCGAGAACCGCGTCGTCGCGGAGAAGAACGATCTCAATTCGCTGCTCTTCCTGTTGACGCCTGGCGTTGAGTCCAGCAAGGCCGGCACGCTGCTCAGCGCGCTTGCGGCATTCAAGCGCCTGCACGACGACAATGCACTGCTTGAGGACGTCATGCCGGAGTTTGTCGGCCGCCGCCCCCTGCGCTACCGCGGCCTGCGTCTGCGCGATCTCTGCGCCGAGATGCATGCCTTCTATCGTGATGCCAACGTCAGCACGCTCCAGCGCCAGCAATTCGCGCGGGCGCACCTGCCCGAGATGGTCGTGCCCCCACATGAGGCCGCACGCGCCCTCGTGCGCAACAAGGTCGATTATCTGCCGATCAGCGCGATCGCGGAGCGGGTTGCGACCACGCTGTTCGTTGTCTATCCGCCAGGCATCGCGACGATCGTGCCCGGCGAGCGTCTCGGTGCAAAGGCCAAGCCGATGCTGGACTACCTCAAGATGTTCGAACAGAGTGCCAACCTGTTTCCCGGCTTCGAAGCCGAGGTGCAAGGCCTCTATCGCGAGATCGAGCCAGATGGATCAATCCGTTTCTACACCTATGTGATGCAGGAGTGACCGCACCAGAATGACTGTCGTGGAAAAACAAGCTTCGTCACCCGCCGCATCCATCGTGCTGCGCCCGTCGAACGACGACGACGTGCCCGCCATGCTCGGCATCTACCATCACCATATCGCAAACGGCGTCGGTAACCTTGGCGCTTTCGAGCCGACGCCGTTCCATGCTGACGACCTGAAGGCGCGGCGCAAGAACATGCGCAAGCACAGGCTGCCCCATATCGTCGCGACGATCGACGGCACCGTGGTCGGCTATGCTTACGCCGTCCTATTCCGCAAACGCCCGGCTTACAGATTCACAGTCAAGCATTCGATCTACGTCCATCCCGATCATCTCAGTATCGGCATCGGGCGCGCTCTGCTCTCCGCCATGATCCAGGCGTGCGCCGACGCCGGCTTCCGTCAGATGATCGGCTATATCGACAGCGCCAATGTCGCCTCGCTCCGACTGCATGAGACCTGCGGCTTTCGTCAGGTCGGTTATCTGCAAGCGGTGGCCCTGCGGTTCGGCGAATGGACCGACACCGTGTTGGTTCAACGGTCGATCGGCCCGGAGATATGAGCCGCTTCGGTGTCGCGTGAGCCACCAGAAGGGCTGAGGAAAAGGACGGGGCGGCTTTGAATGACAGAAGCAGTCCCGTCATCGTCTGGTTTCGCGAGGATTTGCGCCTCGCGGATAACCCCGCGCTTCACGCCGCGCGACAGACGGGGCAGCCGCTCATCTGCATCTATATTTTCGACGACGAAAGTCATGCTCTGCGCGCGCCCGGTGGCGCGACGAAATGGTGGCTGCATGGCGCACTCAAGACGCTTGGTGAGAGCCTGAGAAAGCACGGCGGTGCGCTTCACATTCTGCGCGGCGCAACGCAATCGCTGATCGAAGAACTTATCGTCGCCGGCCATGCAAGCGCGATCTTCTGGAACCGGCGCTACGACGAAGCCGGTCGCACGATCGATACGGCGATCAAGAGCACGTTGAAAGAACGCGGCATCGCCGCTGAAAGTTTCAACGCCAATCTGCTTCATGAGCCATGGACGATTGCCCGCAAGACCAACGCGCCGTTCAAAGTATTCACGCCATTCTGGCGTGCACTGCGCGCCAAGGGCGAGCCGGACGCGCCGCTTGCAGCGCCGCGCACGTTCTCGTTCCATGATTTACCGAAAAGCATCGAGCCCGTCGCGCTTGCCGACCTGCATCTGGAACCGCACAAGCCCGATTGGGCCGGCGGTCTGCGCGAAGCCTGGACGCCGGGTGAAGCTGGCGCACATGCCGCGTTGAAGCATTTTCTGAAAAGCGGCCTGCCGAATTATGCCGAGGCGCGCGACCGGCCGGATAAGCCGGCAACGTCGCGCCTGTCGTCGTTCCTGCACTTTGGACATATCTCGCCGCGGCAAGTCTGGCACGCGGCGCAGGCGGCGATGATGAGCGGGACATCGAAAGCCAGTTCGACCGACCTCGATAAATTCTTTTCGGAACTCGGCTGGCGCGAATTCTCCTATCATCTTCTCTTCCATCATCCCGATCTCGCGACGACGAATTTTCAGAATCGCTTTGACGCGCTCACATGGCGCCATGATGCAAAGGCCTCGCGCGCCTGGCAGCGCGGTCTGACTGGCTACCCGATCGTCGATGCCGGGATGCGCGAACTTTGGACGACCGGCTGGATGCACAATCGCGTGCGCATGGTCACGGCGTCTTTTCTCATCAAACATCTGCTCATCGACTGGCGTGAGGGCGAGCGCTGGTTCTGGGATATGCTGGTCGATGCCGATGCCGCCAACAATGCGGTGAGCTGGCAATGGGTCGCTGGCTCGGGCGCCGATGCCGCGCCCTATTTCCGTATTTTCAATCCGGTC
This Methylovirgula sp. DNA region includes the following protein-coding sequences:
- a CDS encoding Orn/Lys/Arg decarboxylase N-terminal domain-containing protein, with the translated sequence MDFFKRFTFLLCAPGFDADDLEGMRLQAIVAAVEDDGFEVVKARRVEDAELAVQTDAAIGCMVVDWGKRGLEGKTAALINLMRRRGLEMPIVILVRRKRLEDIPVEVLDFIDGYIFLSEETPEFIARNLISRLKQYAGTLKTPFFGALVDYAEEGNQLWTCPGHNGGIFYNRSPIGRIFVEHLGEAVFRDDLDNSVLELGDLLTHEGPALRAQKEAAAIFGAEKTYFVLNGTSSSNKVVLGALVAEGDLVLFDRNNHKAAHHGALLISGGIPIYLETDRNCYGLIGPIYSEALDEAAIREKIRLNPHVTDPEAWQKPRPFRVAVIEQCTYDGTIYSAEMILARIGHLCDYVLFDEAWAGFMKFHPLYAGRFAMGLNELGEGSPGIIATQSTHKQLASFSQASQIHVRDRHIKGQRRRVEHRRFNESFLQHASTSPFYPIFASLDVGAQMMKGRSGMILWDDTVRLGIEIRKKLRAIRREYELKEADPARRWFFEPFVPDVVTIPGAEPGDPVREVPWESLSTDELASDTRYWAFAPGAAWHGFSHVTAGFAMTDPNKLILLTPGFDRQTGAYADHGIPAPTVAQYLRENRVVAEKNDLNSLLFLLTPGVESSKAGTLLSALAAFKRLHDDNALLEDVMPEFVGRRPLRYRGLRLRDLCAEMHAFYRDANVSTLQRQQFARAHLPEMVVPPHEAARALVRNKVDYLPISAIAERVATTLFVVYPPGIATIVPGERLGAKAKPMLDYLKMFEQSANLFPGFEAEVQGLYREIEPDGSIRFYTYVMQE
- a CDS encoding deoxyribodipyrimidine photo-lyase, with protein sequence MNDRSSPVIVWFREDLRLADNPALHAARQTGQPLICIYIFDDESHALRAPGGATKWWLHGALKTLGESLRKHGGALHILRGATQSLIEELIVAGHASAIFWNRRYDEAGRTIDTAIKSTLKERGIAAESFNANLLHEPWTIARKTNAPFKVFTPFWRALRAKGEPDAPLAAPRTFSFHDLPKSIEPVALADLHLEPHKPDWAGGLREAWTPGEAGAHAALKHFLKSGLPNYAEARDRPDKPATSRLSSFLHFGHISPRQVWHAAQAAMMSGTSKASSTDLDKFFSELGWREFSYHLLFHHPDLATTNFQNRFDALTWRHDAKASRAWQRGLTGYPIVDAGMRELWTTGWMHNRVRMVTASFLIKHLLIDWREGERWFWDMLVDADAANNAVSWQWVAGSGADAAPYFRIFNPVLQGERFDPDGAYVRRFIPELARLPAALIHKPWKATQDQLAAAGVRLGQTYPQPIVEHDFARKRALAAFETTR
- a CDS encoding N-acetyltransferase family protein, whose protein sequence is MTVVEKQASSPAASIVLRPSNDDDVPAMLGIYHHHIANGVGNLGAFEPTPFHADDLKARRKNMRKHRLPHIVATIDGTVVGYAYAVLFRKRPAYRFTVKHSIYVHPDHLSIGIGRALLSAMIQACADAGFRQMIGYIDSANVASLRLHETCGFRQVGYLQAVALRFGEWTDTVLVQRSIGPEI